In Metarhizium brunneum chromosome 3, complete sequence, a genomic segment contains:
- the abcB_5 gene encoding ABC multidrug transporter B — translation MARTDNDFGPSLPGVFDFTILFEQSILSLLPASIFILVAPLRTWTLVRRDTIVRSRKLFLAKQATIAVYLCLQLALVALWSSPSTPRTKTSIAEAVIGVVEAGAICALSWAEHYKSVRPSVLLNLYLLLSTLLDTAAARTYLTRPGLAAIGGVSLASLAVKAALLALEESPKDPARRGKTTADEAAAGVVSRGVFWWLNPLLLVGAKTLLAADHVGPIEDKFDSARLLRRLESVWDNGMEPKDGRTGSWALMKCTFLAYKWQFLAGVLPRLLFTGFTFAQPFLINAVVDFVGAPAEQQTAQVAASLVGATVLVYVGIAVCSAAYRHMTYQLLTMYRGGLASLVFKKTLRLEASSVRDSAPVTLMSTDIESIVMSGDAIHDIWASFIEIPLAIYLLYRNVGVPSLFILIPAFCTSAAGALISPAMGPARVQWNKAIQERVGSVSTMLSQIKGVKMMGLTGLFYDSLQTLRIHELKLAVRFRWILVQLNWLAMASEDLTPVIVIVAAIFWTKADEGLTVAEAFTSLSIISIVETPLLNILISIVQLFGAIGCFSRLQAFLVMDERRDLREMAPPTASSTPSTAYRSSITLPPVDDAPKHANPASNIALAALEARARPSLDPFMPAVAIESATFTVGENVTVLADISMVFPRGTVSMIVGRVGCGKSSLLKAIAGELALARGRLVADVSSMAYCDQTPWLQNCSIRENIAAQSPLDEAWLRAVIEACALDEDMSMLPARDLTIVGSGGVALSGGQKQRVALARAVYSRRSVLLLDDVFSGLDSTTSRAVFQRVLGRDGLVRRWNATVIMATNHVNFLPAADYITVLGDRATVRNQVRFDSVDPSEWGILESDTDSTATVSGSDEAALEPAKVSPEAAADLSPKTEADLGRQTGDLDCYRIYVRSLGTVAMVTLLVGSVLHTAMVKMPQVWLKLWTQRGTGPTDYAYMAGYIGFALASTTFGALNMGYYSLVGVPKSAIRLHDMLLRCVVRAPLHFFASTDSGITLNRSVVLPFTPPHTCAKLPTRFSQDMTLIDNALPMAFLNVTTLSLRALAETGLIASGASSAAAAIPVCFLALYLIQKYYLRTSRQLRLLDLEAKSPLYTQFAETLAGLPTIRAFGWAPAFRADNHRRLDASQRPFYTMFCVQRWLQVVLDLFVAGVALVLVALALRAGGSSGSSAAVGLAMVNLIGFNQTLAEAVDQWTRLETSLGAVARLKWFAGNTPDEDGPARHHRKHAPLPPAWPDLGAIALRNLVAADQSEPVLKGVSLTIRPGQKVGVCGRSGSGKSSLVLALARLLDIRGGSITIDAQDLALLPRDAVRRRLTALPQDGVRLRGTARRNLDPFGRHAGADADAPLEQALRKTGVWAAVARRGGLDADMGALGLSAGQAQLFFLARALLGAGTVVLLDEATSCVDARTDDAVRAAIRDDLRGRTVVEVAHRLDVLRACDVVVVMAAGRVVEVGEPEALLAKGASAFKALWDSRRL, via the exons ATGGCACGTACCGACAACGACTTTGGCCCGAGTCTACCGGGCGTCTTTGACTTCACCATTCTCTTCGAGCAGAGCATTCTCTCCCTGCTGCCCGcgtccatcttcatccttgTCGCGCCGCTGCGCACTTGGACCCTCGTACGCCGTGATACAATTGTGCGCTCGCGCAAATTATTCCTAGCAAAACAG GCCACCATCGCCGTCTACCTTTGTCTTCAACTTGCCCTCGTCGCGCTGTGGTCGTCGCCATCCACACCCAGGACAAAGACGTCCATCGCAGAAGCAGTCATCGGCGTCGTGGAAGCCGGCGCCATTTGCGCGCTGTCATGGGCAGAGCACTACAAGTCGGTCAGGCCGTCTGTCCTGCTGAACCTGTACCTCCTCCTCTCGACGCTCCTCGacaccgccgccgcaagGACCTACCTCACGCGGCCGGGCCTTGCTGCCATTGGCGGCGTGTCTCTGGCCTccctcgccgtcaaggccgcccTGCTGGCCCTCGAAGAATCGCCCAAGGACCCGGCGCGCAGGGGCAAGACGACCGCCGACGAAGCGGCCGCGGGCGTCGTGAGCCGAGGCGTCTTTTGGTGGCTCAACCCTCTGCTCCTCGTCGGAGCAAAGACGCTGCTTGCCGCCGACCATGTCGGGCCCATCGAGGACAAGTTCGACTCGGCCAGGCTCCTGCGTCGGCTGGAGAGCGTCTGGGACAATGGT ATGGAACCAAAAGACGGTAGAACCGGCAGCTGGGCCCTCATGAAGTGCACGTTCCTGGCGTACAAGTGGCAGTTCCTGGCCGGCGTCCTCCCGCGGCTCCTCTTTACCGGCTTCACCTTCGCCCAGCCCTTTCTCatcaacgccgtcgtcgacttTGTCGGCGCTCCCGCGGAGCAGCAGACGGCCCAGGTAGCTGCGAGCCTTGTCGGCGCCACCGTCCTCGTGTACGTCGGCATTGCGGTGTGCAGCGCGGCATATCGCCACATGACGTACCAGCTTCTCACCATGTACCGGGGCGGCCTGGCCTCGTTGGTGTTTAAAAAGACGCTCAGGCTGGAGGCGTCTTCCGTCAGGGACTCGGCGCCGGTGACTTTGATGAGCACGGATATCGAGTCGATTGTCATGTCGGGCGATGCCATCCACGACATATGGGCGAGTTTCATCGAGATCCCCCTGGCGATATACCTGCTGTATAGGAACGTCGGCGTCCCCAGCCTGTTTATCCTGATCCCTGCATTCT GTACCTCTGCTGCCGGTGCGCTCATTTCCCCGGCCATGGGCCCGGCCCGAGTGCAATGGAACAAGGCCATCCAGGAGCGCGTCGGCTCCGTCTCGACAATGTTGAGCCAGATCAAGGGCGTCAAGATGATGGGCCTGACGGGCCTTTTCTACGACTCGCTGCAGACTCTCCGGATTCACGAACTCAAGCTGGCCGTCAGGTTTCGATGGATACTGGTCCAACTCAATTGGCTTG CCATGGCATCCGAAGACCTCACGCCCGTCAttgtcatcgtcgccgccatttTCTGGACCAAGGCGGACGAGGGGCTCACCGTGGCCGAGGCCTTCACCTCCCTGtccatcatcagcatcgtcGAGACACCCCTTCTCAATATCCTCATTTCCATCGTGCAGCTCTTTGGCGCCATCGGCTGCTTCTCCCGGCTCCAGGCATTCCTCGTCATGGACGAAAGAAGAGACTTGCGGGAAATGGCACCCCCGACCGCCTCCTCGACCCCGTCTACCGCGTACCGCTCATCCATCACGCTGCCCCCCGTGGACGATGCGCCCAAGCACGCGAACCCAGCGTCAAACATTGCTCTTGCAGCACTCGAGGCGCGAGCCCGCCCGTCTCTGGACCCTTTCATgccggccgtggccatcGAAAGCGCCACCTTTACCGTCGGGGAGAACGTCACAGTCCTCGCAGACATCAGCATGGTCTTCCCACGGGGAACCGTGTCCATGATTGTCGGCCGCGTAGGCTGCGGCAAGTCGTCCCTGctcaaggccattgccggcgaACTAGCCCTGGCAAGGGGCCGTCTCGTCGCCGACGTCTCCTCCATGGCGTACTGCGACCAGACGCCGTGGCTGCAGAATTGCTCTATCCGGGAGAACATCGCGGCCCAGTCCCCCCTCGACGAGGCGTGGCTGCGCGCCGTCATCGAAGCCTGTGCCCTGGACGAGGACATGTCCATGCTCCCCGCGCGGGACTTGACCATTGTCGGCTCCGGAGGCGTGGCATTGAGCGGCGGCCAGAAACAGCGGGTT GCCCTTGCGCGCGCGGTATACTCCCGGCGCAGTgtgctcctcctcgacgacgtATTCAGCGGCCTGGACAGCACTACGTCCAGAGCCGTCTTCCAGCGCGTCCTGGGCAGAGACGGCCTCGTTCGGCGGTGGAATGCgaccgtcatcatggccacgaaCCACG TCAACTTCCTCCCTGCGGCTGACTACATTACCGTGCTCGGTGACAGGGCCACTGTCCGGAACCAGGTGCGCTTCGACTCGGTCGATCCCTCGGAATGGGGCATCCTGGAGAGCGACACGGACAGCACCGCGACCGTCTCGGGCTCGGACGAAGCCGCGCTCGAACCGGCCAAGGTATCCCCGGAGGCGGCTGCCGATCTGTCTCCAAAGACGGAAGCCGACCTCGGCCGGCAGACGGGCGACCTCGACTGCTACAGGATCTACGTGCGGTCCCTGGGCACAGTGGCCATGGTCACGCTGCTGGTTGGGAGCGTTTTGCACACCGCCATGGTCAAGATGCCGC AGGTCTGGCTGAAGCTCTGGACGCAAAGGGGCACAGGGCCGACAGACTACGCCTACATGGCCGGCTACATTGGGTTTGCGCTCGCTTCCACGACATTCGGCGCCCTCAACATGGG GTACTACTCGCTCGTCGGGGTTCCCAAGTCCGCCATCCGTCTTCACGACATGCTCCTCCGATGCGTCGTCCG GGCGCCGTTGCACTTCTTTGCCAGCACAGACAGCGGCATCACGCTCAACCGGTCCGTCGTCCTCCCCTTCACTCCACCTCACACATGTGCTAAACTCCCGACTAGATTCAGCCAAGACATGACGCTCATCGACAACGCCCTCCCCATGGCCTTTCTCAACGTCACGACGC TCTCCCTCCGCGCCCTCGCGGAAACCGGCCTCATCGCCTCCGGCgcatcctccgccgccgccgccatccccgtCTGCTTCCTGGCCCTGTACCTCATCCAGAAATACTACCTCCGCACGTCGCGCCAGCTGCGCCtgctcgacctcgaggccaagTCCCCGCTCTACACGCAGTTCGCCGAAACCCTCGCGGGCCTGCCGACCATCCGCGCCTTCGGCTGGGCGCCCGCCTTCCGAGCCGACAACCACCGGCGCCTCGACGCCTCCCAGCGGCCCTTTTACACCATGTTCTGCGTCCAGCGCTGGCTCCAGGTCGTCCTGGACCTGTTtgtcgccggcgtcgcgctggtcctcgtcgccctggCGCTCCGGgcgggcggcagcagcggcagcagcgccgccgtcggcctcgccatGGTCAACCTCATCGGCTTCAACCAGAcgctggccgaggccgtcgaccAGTGGACCCGCCTGGAGACGTCgctcggcgccgtcgcccgccTCAAGTGGTTCGCCGGCAACAcccccgacgaggacgggCCGGCGCGTCATCATCGCAAACACGCGCCCCTGCCGCCCGCGTGGCCGGACCTGGGGGCCATTGCGCTGAGGAACCTCGTCGCCGC TGACCAGTCCGAGCCCGTCCTAAAGGGCGTGTCGCTGACCATTCGGCCCGGTCAGAAAGTCGGCGTGTGCGGGCGCTCCGGGAG CGGCAAGTCGTCGCTCGTCCTGGCGCTCGCGCGTCTGCTCGACATCCGCGGGGGCAGCATCACCATTGACGCGCAGGACCTGGCCCTTCTCCCGCGGGACGCGGTGCGCCGGCGGCTCACGGCCCTGCCCCAGGACGGCGTGCGGCTGCGCGGCACGGCGCGGCGCAACCTCGACCCCTTCGGGAGgcacgccggcgccgacgccgacgccccGCTCGAGCAGGCCCTCCGCAAGACGGGCGTGTGGGCGGCCGTCGCGCGCCGCGGCGGGCTCGACGCCGACATGGGAGCGCTGGGCCTGTCGGCGGGGCAGGCGCAGCTGTTCTTCCTCGCGAGGGCGCTGCTGggcgccggcaccgtcgtgctgctcgacgaggcgACGAGCTGCGTCGACGCGCGGaccgacgacgccgtgcgCGCCGCCATCCGGGACGACCTGCGCGGCAGgaccgtcgtcgaggtcgcccACCGGCTCGACGTCCTGCGGGCCtgcgacgtcgtcgtcgtcatggccgcgGGGCgagtcgtcgaggtcggcgAGCCCGAGGCCCTCCTGGCCAAGGGGGCGAGCGCCTTCAAGGCCCTGTGGGACAGTCGCCGTCTCTAG
- the SAP10 gene encoding Candidapepsin-10: protein MSNTQRKENQSPTHQCVLGRSLGELQFGVANLEKWPTRVGRNVGILGLRAPGPKNPYANEFIIKKMLDNKVIPDAAFSMSVDGNGKGAITFGGYDTKRFAGPLETFPFASQTSNHYVVNMKSISVSGGTNADQVIQGQGLTIGLDSGSPAVALKKALYDRVVAALGATVPQGSSVPVVNCTLMRDARLTLAMSDTLSITIPVKDFEMNIPQLKTGGNCPVAIISGNYPADVWIGGHFLRRAYVVYDSARRSIHVARVGNCGSNVVAISGGLPTGLVGECSEQPLGPIPAPDAPGDH from the exons ATGTCCAATAcccaaaggaaagaaaatCAGAGCCCAACACATCAGTGTGTACTAGGCCGTTCGCTGGGCGAGCTGCAGTTTGGCGTTGCCAACCTCGAGAAATGGCCTACCCGCGTAGGGCGCAAcgtcggcatcctcggcctgcGGGCGCCCGGGCCCAAGAACCCGTACGCCAACGAGTTCATTATCAAGAAGATGCTGGATAACAAGGTGATTCCCGACGCGGCCTTTAGCATGAGTGTGGATGGGAACGGCAAGGGCGCCATCACCTTTGGCGGCTACGATACCAAAAGGTTTGCCGGCCCGCTTGAAACGTTCCCATTTGCGTCCCAGACATCAAACCA CTACGTCGTCAACATGAAGTCCATCTCGGTGTCTGGCGGCACCAACGCCGACCAAGTCATCCAGGGCCAAGGCCTGACCATCGGACTCGACTCGGGGTCTCCGGCGGTGGCGTTGAAAAAGGCCCTCTACGACCGGgtcgtggcggcgctgggagCCACGGTTCCCCAGGGCAGCAGCGTCCCCGTCGTCAACTGCACCTTGATGCGGGATGCCCGCCTCACGCTGGCCATGAGCGACACGTTGTCCATCACGATTCCCGTCAAGGACTTTGAGATGAATATTCCGCAGCTCAAGACGGGAGGTAACTGCCCGGTGGCCATTATTTCGGGAAATTACCCTGCTG ATGTTTGGATCGGCGGTCATTTCCTGCGCAGGGCCTATGTCGTGTACGACTCGGCACGCAGGAGCATCCACGTGGCGCGGGTTGGCAACTGCGGCTCCAACGTGGTGGCTATCAGCGGCGGCCTTCCGACCGGGCTTGTTGGCGAGTGCTCCGAACAGCCGCTCGGCCCGATCCCCGCTCCGGATGCGCCCGGCGACCATTAA